One Paenibacillus sp. FSL H7-0737 DNA segment encodes these proteins:
- a CDS encoding MerR family transcriptional regulator — protein MSEFVTIDKLSTQIGLTSRTLRHWEAQGLFESHREASSGWRIYDEHAILAIRITALVRKLDISIKDIGIVLKNMSVQSLYETLLQQSASIHNEKSKLTQKDREIRFLLQLISARTEESITNHLLLELNEESCNTLDDLNENEEVLSMTTIKHSPPIHVRFITLPTMRFAYNIAVSTSPEDEAMLPVLEWLEASHLLGTARLFGGNTNPHPSGENNPYGYGFCASIPENVEIPSHLKEMRFDGGLYAMTESSDDIYGSWQALMSFLDNNLDYQADHDSRLCLEEHIRNDSPKGSGNEYVLNLLEPVKKRA, from the coding sequence ATGAGTGAATTTGTGACCATTGATAAGCTTTCTACGCAAATCGGACTGACGAGTCGGACGTTGCGTCACTGGGAAGCACAAGGATTATTTGAAAGTCACCGTGAGGCTAGCTCGGGCTGGCGGATTTATGATGAGCACGCAATTCTCGCTATTCGTATCACCGCATTAGTAAGAAAGCTGGATATTAGTATTAAAGATATCGGAATCGTTCTAAAGAACATGTCCGTACAGTCCTTGTATGAAACACTTCTTCAGCAATCCGCTTCAATTCATAATGAGAAATCCAAGCTAACACAAAAAGATCGCGAAATCCGCTTCTTATTACAATTAATATCCGCACGTACGGAGGAGTCCATAACTAACCATTTGTTATTAGAGCTAAATGAAGAATCATGCAATACATTGGATGATTTGAATGAGAATGAGGAGGTTTTATCTATGACAACAATTAAACACTCTCCACCTATCCATGTAAGATTCATTACACTTCCAACTATGAGATTCGCTTATAACATTGCAGTCAGTACATCCCCAGAGGATGAAGCTATGCTACCTGTCTTGGAATGGTTGGAAGCTAGCCACCTCTTGGGGACGGCACGTTTATTTGGCGGGAATACAAATCCGCATCCTAGTGGTGAGAATAACCCTTATGGCTATGGATTCTGTGCCTCCATTCCTGAAAATGTAGAAATACCAAGCCACCTTAAAGAGATGCGGTTCGACGGCGGTCTCTATGCGATGACGGAAAGCAGTGATGATATCTACGGCTCATGGCAAGCACTGATGAGTTTTTTGGATAATAACCTTGATTATCAAGCTGACCACGATTCAAGATTATGTCTTGAAGAGCATATCCGTAACGATAGTCCCAAAGGCAGCGGAAATGAGTATGTATTAAATCTGCTCGAACCTGTAAAAAAGAGAGCTTAA